One window from the genome of Echinicola vietnamensis DSM 17526 encodes:
- the rimP gene encoding ribosome maturation factor RimP, whose protein sequence is MSLKQTIEEIVTKHLPDDAHFVVDVILNEKGPKQKISILIDADEGLNIDTCATVSRAVGEELEAKDIIDNAYVLEVSSPGLDHPLTGKRQYQKNIGRNLKVTMESGDTAEGKLTAVDQSEVTLLVKHKEKGKKAVEKEEKIAFEQIKKSIVLVSFK, encoded by the coding sequence ATGAGTTTGAAACAGACCATCGAAGAGATCGTCACCAAGCATTTGCCCGATGATGCTCATTTTGTAGTAGATGTCATCCTAAATGAGAAAGGCCCCAAGCAGAAGATCAGTATCCTGATCGATGCGGATGAAGGGCTGAACATCGACACCTGTGCTACCGTCAGCCGGGCTGTCGGAGAAGAGCTGGAGGCCAAGGACATCATTGACAATGCCTATGTGCTGGAAGTTTCTTCTCCGGGGCTGGATCACCCTTTAACGGGAAAAAGGCAATATCAAAAGAACATTGGCCGAAATCTGAAGGTCACCATGGAAAGTGGTGATACTGCAGAGGGCAAGCTTACCGCGGTGGACCAATCGGAGGTCACTTTGCTGGTAAAACATAAAGAAAAAGGCAAGAAAGCGGTCGAAAAAGAAGAAAAGATTGCTTTTGAGCAAATAAAAAAATCAATTGTATTAGTCTCTTTTAAATAA
- the nusA gene encoding transcription termination factor NusA: MDAKVLIDSFAEFARSKNVDRPTMIRILEDVFRAMIRKKYETDENFDVIINADKGDLEIWRIREIVDDNSEDIWDHDKISHSEAKKIEPDFEIGEETYERIELEDFGRRAVMMARQTLIQKIKDLEKDLLFQQYEELVGEIITAEVYQILGREMLLMDGEGNELILPKGEQIPKDRFRKGDTIRSIVHKVEMVNGNPRIILSRTSPIFLERLFENEVPEVYDGLITIKKIVREPGERAKVAVESYDDRIDPVGACVGMKGSRIHAVVRELQNENIDVINYTDNLELYVSRALSPAKVSSIQANEEEKRLSVFLKPDQVSLAIGKGGYNIRLASRLVGYEIDVFRELSDYEEEEDVDLSEFSDEIEGWIIEELKKTGLDTAKSVLALSKEDLTRRTELEEETIEEIFRILKQEFEQ; encoded by the coding sequence ATGGATGCTAAAGTTCTTATAGATTCGTTTGCAGAATTTGCAAGATCTAAAAACGTGGATCGCCCTACGATGATCCGCATTCTGGAAGATGTGTTTAGAGCGATGATTCGTAAAAAATACGAAACAGACGAGAATTTTGATGTGATCATCAATGCCGACAAAGGAGACCTTGAAATCTGGCGGATCCGTGAGATCGTCGACGACAACTCCGAGGACATCTGGGACCACGATAAGATCAGCCATTCAGAAGCCAAAAAGATCGAACCTGACTTCGAAATCGGCGAAGAGACTTACGAAAGAATCGAACTGGAAGACTTTGGCCGAAGGGCCGTAATGATGGCCAGACAAACATTGATACAGAAAATCAAGGATTTGGAGAAAGATTTGCTGTTCCAGCAGTATGAAGAGCTGGTAGGAGAAATCATCACAGCAGAGGTCTACCAGATCCTGGGCCGTGAGATGCTGCTAATGGACGGAGAAGGCAATGAGCTGATCCTGCCCAAAGGCGAGCAAATCCCCAAAGACCGGTTCCGAAAAGGAGACACCATCCGTTCCATCGTCCATAAGGTGGAAATGGTCAATGGCAATCCAAGGATCATCCTTTCCCGAACTTCTCCGATTTTCTTGGAAAGGCTGTTTGAGAACGAAGTACCGGAAGTATACGATGGTCTGATCACGATCAAGAAAATCGTCCGTGAACCTGGCGAAAGGGCCAAAGTGGCCGTAGAATCCTATGATGACCGCATTGACCCGGTGGGGGCTTGTGTGGGCATGAAAGGCAGCCGGATCCACGCAGTGGTACGTGAGCTCCAAAACGAGAACATCGATGTGATCAATTACACGGACAATTTGGAACTATACGTATCCAGGGCACTTAGCCCAGCCAAAGTAAGTTCTATCCAGGCCAATGAAGAAGAAAAGCGACTTTCTGTCTTTTTAAAGCCTGATCAAGTATCTTTGGCCATAGGAAAGGGAGGATACAATATCCGACTGGCCAGTAGGCTAGTGGGATATGAAATCGACGTCTTCCGTGAACTTTCTGATTATGAAGAGGAAGAAGATGTTGATTTGTCTGAATTTTCCGATGAAATTGAGGGTTGGATAATTGAGGAGTTGAAAAAAACGGGTCTGGACACCGCCAAGAGTGTTTTGGCACTTTCCAAAGAGGACCTGACCCGAAGAACAGAACTTGAAGAAGAAACGATAGAAGAAATCTTCAGAATTTTAAAACAAGAATTTGAACAGTAA
- the infB gene encoding translation initiation factor IF-2, which translates to MSEEKMMRLGQVARKLNVGISTIVESMAKKGFDVESNPNSKISQEQFSMLAKEFKSSAQDKEEASHLSIGKRHNETFTIKAESESVPEEAKKEEPAQPAPKQEEAPKKAPEKEDKVTSEAEKLPGIKVLGKIDLSDKKQDKKEAPQKEEPKQKEAAPKQEEKKPVQEEAPKAAKPAEKAPEKAVEKPKDESPKAEKSEQKENAKPSTPEAGKPQESNDASKGQKQQPAEKPATPPSDDKKPQAKPASSDSKEAKETPPQGEKDASGNVISAKADALKGLTVLGKIELPKDRPKKKAKPVASSDERNKDKKKRPRKRIDKPGTGGPQGGNRGGGPQGGRGDNRNQGGRKRPGGNNKGGGKGGNRFQKAEPTQKEIQDQIKQTLARLQGGGKSGGGKKTRRDKQRERAKDQQSEGIEESKVLKVTEFISANDLASLLDVSVNEIISVCMSLGMFVSINQRLDAEAITIIADEFGYEVEFTKADEEEEVEEVEDSPEDLGDRAPIVTIMGHVDHGKTSLLDYIRSSKVTSGEAGGITQHIGAYDVRTDNGDKIAFLDTPGHEAFTAMRARGAKITDVAIIVIAADDSIMPQTKEAINHAQVAGVPMIFAINKIDKPNANPNKIKEELANMNLLVEDWGGKYQSQEISAKTGQGVDELLEKVLLEAEILELKANPDRKAMGTVVEASLDKGRGYVSTVMIQNGTLKIGDIMLAGQHYGRVKAMFDHLGQKVQEAEPSTPVQVLGLSGAPQAGDILKVYDTEREAREIANSREQINREQSMRTKKHITLDEIGRRLAIGSFKELNIIIKGDVDGSVEALSDSLLKLSKDEVSVNIIHKGVGQISESDVLLASASDAIILGFQVRPSSSAKRLAEQEEIEIRHYSIIYDAINQIKDAIEGMLEPEFEEVITGNIQVREVFKISKVGTVAGSYVTDGYVTRKNKIRVIRDGIVIHDGEIDQLKRFKDDVSEVKAGYECGISIKGYNDIKLEDTIEGYEMREVKRKK; encoded by the coding sequence ATGTCAGAAGAAAAAATGATGCGATTAGGCCAGGTAGCCAGAAAGCTCAACGTGGGGATTTCCACGATAGTTGAGTCCATGGCTAAGAAAGGCTTTGATGTAGAGAGCAACCCAAATTCCAAGATCAGCCAAGAGCAATTCAGCATGCTGGCCAAGGAATTCAAGTCCTCTGCTCAGGACAAGGAGGAAGCATCCCACCTGTCCATCGGTAAACGGCACAATGAGACGTTTACCATCAAAGCCGAATCTGAGTCTGTGCCTGAAGAAGCAAAAAAAGAAGAGCCGGCCCAGCCCGCTCCCAAACAAGAAGAAGCGCCCAAAAAAGCGCCTGAAAAAGAGGACAAAGTCACCTCTGAAGCGGAAAAGCTTCCAGGCATAAAAGTATTGGGCAAAATCGACCTGTCCGACAAAAAACAGGACAAAAAAGAAGCCCCTCAAAAAGAGGAGCCAAAGCAAAAAGAAGCTGCTCCGAAGCAAGAGGAGAAAAAGCCTGTTCAGGAAGAAGCGCCCAAAGCAGCAAAGCCTGCCGAGAAAGCGCCTGAAAAGGCTGTTGAAAAACCTAAAGATGAATCACCTAAGGCTGAGAAGTCTGAGCAAAAAGAAAACGCTAAACCTTCGACACCTGAAGCTGGGAAGCCACAGGAATCAAACGACGCATCTAAAGGCCAAAAGCAACAACCTGCTGAAAAACCAGCTACGCCTCCTTCTGACGACAAAAAGCCTCAAGCTAAACCTGCTTCATCTGATTCAAAAGAAGCCAAAGAAACCCCTCCACAAGGGGAAAAAGATGCTTCAGGAAATGTGATTTCTGCCAAAGCGGATGCCTTGAAAGGGCTGACGGTACTTGGTAAGATCGAACTGCCCAAAGACAGGCCCAAGAAAAAGGCCAAGCCTGTGGCTTCTTCTGATGAACGAAATAAAGACAAAAAGAAACGTCCTCGCAAGCGCATCGACAAGCCTGGAACGGGCGGTCCCCAAGGTGGTAACCGAGGGGGTGGTCCTCAAGGTGGAAGAGGCGATAACCGTAATCAAGGCGGGCGCAAAAGACCGGGCGGTAATAATAAAGGTGGAGGAAAAGGCGGAAACCGCTTCCAAAAAGCGGAGCCTACCCAAAAGGAAATCCAAGACCAAATCAAGCAAACCCTGGCCCGTCTTCAAGGCGGAGGCAAATCCGGCGGTGGCAAGAAAACCAGAAGAGACAAGCAACGCGAAAGAGCCAAAGACCAACAGTCTGAAGGAATCGAGGAAAGCAAAGTACTGAAGGTAACCGAATTTATTTCGGCAAATGACCTGGCTTCCTTACTGGATGTTTCCGTGAATGAAATCATCTCGGTATGTATGTCACTGGGCATGTTTGTTTCCATTAACCAGCGACTGGACGCGGAAGCCATTACCATCATTGCAGACGAATTTGGCTACGAGGTAGAGTTTACCAAAGCGGACGAAGAGGAAGAGGTAGAAGAAGTAGAAGACAGCCCAGAAGACTTGGGTGACAGAGCGCCTATCGTCACCATCATGGGTCACGTCGATCACGGTAAAACATCCTTGCTTGACTATATCAGAAGCTCTAAGGTAACCAGCGGTGAAGCCGGTGGTATTACGCAGCACATCGGTGCCTATGATGTAAGAACCGACAATGGCGATAAGATTGCCTTTTTGGATACGCCAGGTCACGAAGCCTTTACGGCCATGCGTGCCCGTGGTGCCAAGATCACCGATGTGGCGATTATCGTCATCGCGGCTGATGACAGCATCATGCCACAAACCAAAGAGGCCATTAACCACGCACAAGTGGCGGGTGTGCCGATGATCTTTGCGATCAATAAAATTGACAAGCCAAACGCCAATCCAAATAAAATCAAGGAAGAGCTGGCCAATATGAACCTGCTAGTGGAAGATTGGGGTGGCAAATACCAATCCCAAGAAATCTCCGCCAAAACAGGACAAGGTGTCGATGAACTCCTTGAAAAAGTATTGCTAGAGGCTGAAATCCTCGAACTTAAGGCTAATCCTGACCGAAAAGCCATGGGTACAGTGGTAGAAGCATCCTTGGACAAAGGACGTGGTTACGTATCCACGGTCATGATCCAAAATGGAACGCTTAAAATAGGAGACATCATGCTCGCCGGTCAGCATTACGGCCGTGTCAAGGCGATGTTTGACCACTTGGGCCAGAAAGTCCAAGAAGCAGAACCGTCTACCCCTGTACAGGTACTGGGACTCAGCGGTGCTCCTCAAGCGGGCGATATCCTTAAAGTTTACGACACTGAGCGGGAAGCTAGGGAAATCGCCAACTCCAGAGAGCAAATCAACCGTGAGCAAAGCATGCGGACCAAGAAACACATCACCTTGGATGAAATCGGCAGACGTCTTGCAATCGGAAGCTTTAAGGAACTGAACATCATCATCAAAGGTGATGTGGACGGCTCCGTGGAAGCCCTATCTGATTCCTTGCTGAAACTCTCCAAAGATGAGGTAAGTGTAAACATTATCCACAAAGGTGTTGGACAGATTTCCGAATCAGATGTGCTCTTGGCCTCTGCATCGGATGCCATTATCCTTGGTTTCCAAGTGCGACCTTCTTCCAGTGCGAAGCGACTGGCAGAGCAGGAGGAAATCGAGATCAGGCATTACTCCATCATCTATGATGCCATCAACCAAATCAAAGATGCCATCGAAGGAATGCTTGAGCCGGAGTTTGAAGAAGTGATCACCGGAAACATCCAGGTAAGGGAAGTCTTCAAAATCTCCAAGGTCGGCACGGTAGCCGGATCTTATGTAACGGATGGTTATGTGACCAGAAAGAACAAAATCAGGGTGATCAGAGACGGTATCGTGATTCACGATGGCGAAATCGATCAACTTAAACGTTTCAAAGACGATGTGTCAGAGGTAAAAGCAGGTTACGAATGTGGTATCTCTATCAAGGGCTACAACGACATCAAACTTGAAGATACCATCGAAGGATACGAAATGCGTGAAGTGAAACGTAAAAAATAA
- a CDS encoding THUMP-like domain-containing protein — translation MELSTIYTPELFQFVQDHLQEDPAQLLLKHRSSEKFDLKEAVAQIAARQKGQRKLPEWAANDAVIFPPAVSLEQCSSAQTAAFKQQIASGKSLVDLTGGFGVDAYYLGQHFEEVVYVERQEKLSAIAKHNFSVLPNAGSKYRVHCADAITFLNTLEDKVDWMYLDPARRGGGNQKLYQLADCEPNVVSHWDVLAMKSRHILIKASPMLDIKEAMRELPELNEVHVVAVKNEVKELLLVWKEEGKGKMQVFAWSLPSPVPFCFDFDEEAGAVAAFGLPEKYLILPSAAILKAGAFKAFGKHYGLQKLHPHTHLYTSSKNPAQKHFQGRVFEIIEEVRVDKKTIKKQFPTGKVNVISRNHPMKPDALKKKFRLRDGGEDYLIMCTVSDGSPKAYHCRRN, via the coding sequence GTGGAGCTTTCCACCATATATACACCGGAATTATTTCAATTTGTGCAGGATCATCTTCAAGAAGATCCTGCACAATTGCTTTTAAAGCATCGCTCATCCGAGAAGTTTGACCTTAAAGAGGCCGTGGCACAGATCGCCGCCAGGCAAAAAGGACAACGTAAACTGCCGGAGTGGGCCGCCAATGATGCGGTGATTTTTCCACCTGCGGTATCCCTGGAGCAATGTTCTTCCGCCCAAACGGCTGCCTTTAAACAGCAAATCGCTTCAGGGAAATCCTTGGTGGACCTTACGGGCGGTTTTGGTGTAGATGCCTATTACCTCGGGCAGCATTTTGAGGAAGTCGTCTATGTGGAGCGTCAAGAGAAGCTCTCAGCCATTGCTAAGCATAACTTTTCGGTGCTTCCCAATGCAGGGAGCAAATATCGCGTCCATTGTGCAGATGCAATTACATTTTTAAATACGCTTGAAGATAAGGTGGACTGGATGTATCTAGATCCAGCGAGAAGAGGTGGGGGAAATCAGAAGTTGTACCAATTGGCAGACTGCGAACCGAATGTGGTCAGCCATTGGGATGTTTTGGCCATGAAATCCCGCCATATCCTGATCAAAGCCTCACCGATGTTGGATATTAAGGAGGCCATGCGAGAATTGCCGGAGCTCAATGAGGTTCATGTGGTTGCCGTTAAAAATGAAGTAAAGGAATTGTTGTTGGTATGGAAAGAGGAGGGCAAAGGAAAAATGCAAGTCTTTGCATGGAGCCTTCCTTCTCCGGTGCCTTTTTGCTTTGATTTTGATGAAGAAGCGGGGGCTGTGGCTGCCTTTGGTCTACCGGAAAAGTATTTGATCCTGCCCTCAGCGGCCATTTTAAAGGCAGGGGCTTTTAAGGCTTTTGGAAAGCACTATGGGCTCCAAAAGCTTCATCCCCATACCCATCTGTACACCTCGTCAAAGAATCCCGCCCAAAAGCACTTTCAAGGACGGGTTTTCGAAATTATTGAAGAGGTGAGGGTGGACAAAAAGACGATAAAGAAGCAATTTCCTACTGGGAAGGTGAATGTCATCTCCAGAAATCATCCCATGAAGCCTGATGCTCTCAAAAAGAAATTTCGCCTTCGAGATGGGGGCGAGGATTACCTTATCATGTGTACGGTTTCTGATGGTAGCCCGAAGGCATATCACTGTAGGCGCAATTGA
- a CDS encoding aspartate-semialdehyde dehydrogenase, producing MKLAVVGATGLVGSEILEVLAEHNFPFDELLLVASERSAGKKIAFKDKEYTVIGLAQAVSEKPDIAIFSAGGDTSKEWAPKFAEAGTIVVDNSSAWRMDPTKKLVVPEINAKSLKIDDRIIANPNCSTIQMVLALTKLRDRYGIKRVVVSTYQSVTGSGLKAVNQLQDERAGKEGEKAYPHKIDLNVLPHIDVFQDNGYTKEEMKMINETKKIFEDPSIQVTATTVRIPVMGGHSESVNVEFKEDFDLEEVKELLAATPGVVVEDDVANNVYPMPMNAHKKDEVFVGRLRRDESQPNTLNMWIVADNLRKGAATNAVQIAEYLVEHSLV from the coding sequence ATGAAATTAGCTGTTGTGGGAGCCACAGGTCTTGTGGGCTCCGAAATTCTTGAGGTGCTTGCTGAGCACAATTTTCCTTTTGATGAACTGCTGTTAGTGGCCAGTGAAAGGTCCGCAGGGAAGAAGATTGCCTTCAAGGATAAGGAATACACAGTGATAGGTTTGGCCCAAGCGGTTTCCGAAAAGCCAGACATTGCCATTTTCTCTGCAGGAGGAGACACGTCCAAGGAATGGGCACCAAAATTTGCAGAGGCGGGCACTATCGTGGTAGATAATTCTTCTGCTTGGAGAATGGATCCTACCAAGAAACTGGTGGTTCCTGAGATCAACGCTAAGTCACTGAAAATTGACGACAGGATCATCGCCAATCCAAATTGCTCTACCATTCAGATGGTCTTGGCCCTGACCAAACTCCGTGATCGCTATGGCATCAAACGGGTGGTGGTATCTACGTACCAATCTGTCACTGGAAGTGGTCTGAAAGCTGTAAACCAGCTACAGGATGAGCGTGCGGGAAAAGAAGGTGAAAAGGCCTATCCGCATAAAATCGACCTTAATGTGCTGCCCCATATCGATGTATTCCAAGATAACGGCTACACCAAGGAAGAGATGAAAATGATCAATGAGACGAAAAAGATATTTGAAGATCCATCTATCCAAGTGACGGCCACGACCGTAAGGATCCCGGTGATGGGAGGCCACTCAGAATCCGTAAATGTAGAGTTTAAGGAGGATTTTGATTTGGAAGAAGTGAAGGAGCTGTTGGCCGCTACCCCTGGAGTAGTCGTGGAAGACGATGTGGCGAATAACGTGTATCCAATGCCGATGAATGCCCATAAAAAAGACGAGGTATTTGTGGGGAGATTGCGACGTGATGAATCTCAGCCAAATACGCTAAATATGTGGATTGTAGCCGATAATTTGCGGAAAGGTGCCGCTACCAATGCGGTTCAGATTGCCGAATATTTGGTAGAACACAGCCTTGTGTAA
- a CDS encoding lamin tail domain-containing protein, which yields MKISYCFWQGLWCFAMFFTLTSQTNATVYTVPKTPGNHTLKSPFIFGAASYGKSFINEVENPKIYRIHSTISPKRLHFPNINEAKSSNGHINRRSRLSRQRLALPFERKWPPTITQNPHRTNNDSIAFKSLVINEVMAAPKKDNPLPYAEYVEIFNASDKPIELEGFYLKDAKKTARLPAYEISPEEYLILVDEDDAKDFESFGKVLPLSSWPGYTNSQGEVYLCDDRKTIIDSLAYSTKSYGSSSKAKSGYSLEVSNPFLACDQSLLLQASEDPQKGTPGKANSVFDTTPDMRGPKLVNATVQDSLSILVEFDEALSSSALAADWAINGGLRIVQRRFFPGSTNAVLLSLDRQLQEKTAYEVTVKNLYDCAGNGVDPAANTITFQLPSAASKGEIILNELLSNPRSGTPKFVEIYNHSSKYIDLMGWKLANIDDGIIDNRRTISDVAKIIAPFDYLVITTDIAELSQQYPKGIQEKWVELSSLPSYPIKGGSVILLDPDEQWVERLDYTEKMQHPLIQNPKGISLERFSPEREGNNPDNWHSAAAAAGYATPGFKNSQQFSLETTPASINIQPKVFIPAAAGEQPFTTISYQLPDAGYLGTLRIFATDGRLVTAICQNELWGTKGFYTWNGTNEKNRKVRPGYYILLAELVHPDGQIKQIKKTIVVGSKLK from the coding sequence ATGAAAATTTCATATTGCTTTTGGCAAGGGTTGTGGTGCTTTGCCATGTTTTTCACCTTGACTTCACAAACAAATGCCACTGTGTACACCGTTCCGAAAACACCGGGGAATCATACGTTAAAGTCCCCGTTTATTTTTGGTGCCGCAAGTTACGGAAAATCATTTATTAACGAAGTAGAAAATCCCAAAATATACCGCATTCACTCCACAATAAGCCCCAAACGACTGCACTTCCCGAATATCAATGAAGCGAAATCCTCAAATGGCCACATAAACCGCCGATCCCGCCTGTCTCGTCAAAGGTTAGCGCTGCCATTCGAAAGAAAATGGCCACCAACCATAACCCAAAATCCGCACCGAACAAATAACGACTCCATTGCCTTCAAATCACTCGTCATCAACGAGGTCATGGCGGCCCCAAAAAAAGACAACCCCTTGCCGTATGCCGAATATGTGGAAATTTTCAATGCATCGGATAAGCCAATTGAATTGGAGGGTTTCTACCTGAAAGACGCCAAAAAAACGGCAAGGTTACCTGCCTATGAAATTTCCCCAGAGGAATACCTGATCCTGGTGGATGAAGATGATGCAAAAGACTTTGAGTCATTTGGAAAGGTACTTCCATTATCCAGCTGGCCCGGCTACACCAACAGCCAAGGGGAAGTCTATCTCTGTGACGACCGTAAAACGATCATCGACAGCTTGGCCTACAGCACTAAAAGCTATGGCAGCTCCAGTAAAGCCAAAAGCGGATACAGCTTAGAAGTGTCCAATCCGTTTCTGGCCTGTGACCAATCGCTGCTCCTTCAAGCATCTGAGGATCCCCAAAAAGGAACCCCTGGAAAAGCGAACTCGGTTTTTGACACCACACCGGACATGAGGGGACCAAAGCTGGTCAATGCGACCGTCCAAGATAGTCTCAGCATTTTGGTGGAATTTGACGAAGCCCTTTCTTCATCAGCACTAGCGGCAGATTGGGCCATCAACGGTGGATTGCGTATCGTCCAGCGTCGTTTCTTTCCTGGCTCCACCAATGCTGTACTGCTCAGCCTTGACAGGCAATTGCAAGAAAAAACCGCCTATGAAGTCACCGTCAAGAACCTGTATGATTGTGCTGGCAATGGCGTAGATCCTGCCGCCAACACCATCACTTTCCAGCTCCCTTCAGCAGCATCCAAAGGAGAAATCATCTTGAACGAACTGCTGTCCAACCCTCGCAGTGGCACGCCAAAGTTTGTGGAAATATACAACCATAGCAGTAAGTATATTGACCTTATGGGCTGGAAATTGGCCAATATTGATGACGGCATCATTGACAACCGAAGGACCATTTCCGATGTGGCGAAGATCATTGCGCCGTTTGACTATTTGGTCATTACCACCGATATCGCTGAACTAAGCCAGCAATACCCCAAAGGAATCCAAGAGAAATGGGTGGAGCTGAGTTCACTGCCCAGCTACCCGATCAAAGGCGGCAGTGTCATCCTTTTAGATCCAGATGAGCAATGGGTGGAACGGCTGGATTACACCGAAAAAATGCAGCATCCGCTGATCCAAAACCCAAAAGGCATCTCGCTGGAGCGGTTTTCTCCTGAGCGGGAAGGCAATAACCCTGATAATTGGCATTCAGCTGCTGCAGCTGCAGGATACGCGACGCCGGGATTTAAAAACTCCCAGCAGTTCTCACTGGAAACCACCCCTGCCAGCATCAATATTCAGCCTAAGGTTTTTATCCCTGCAGCCGCAGGAGAGCAACCTTTCACCACGATTTCGTACCAACTACCTGATGCTGGATATTTGGGAACGCTCAGGATATTCGCTACCGACGGAAGGCTGGTCACGGCCATTTGTCAAAATGAGCTTTGGGGCACGAAAGGGTTTTACACATGGAACGGCACCAATGAAAAAAACCGTAAAGTACGGCCCGGTTATTATATTTTACTGGCAGAGCTCGTCCATCCCGATGGGCAAATCAAGCAAATTAAAAAGACCATTGTAGTAGGCAGTAAATTAAAATAA
- a CDS encoding isoaspartyl peptidase/L-asparaginase family protein gives MRRLKVNVLLGIILLLWSACSEKKTGEKTTPSTDVADEQPIALVIHGGAGTIKRENMSEEREKAYRQKLNEALEAGYAQLEAGEPALKAVMAAIKVMEDSPLFNAGKGAVFTHDGKNEMDAAIMDGKTRNAGAVAGITTVKNPITAAYEVMVNSPHVFMVGKGAEQFAAEQQLEIVDPEYFRDERRYKQLMRIIDAEKTQLDHSSLREMELEDPYFNDRKYGTVGAVAVDQDGNIAAATSTGGMTNKRYGRVGDVPVIGAGTYADNATCAVSATGHGEFFIRDVVAHEIASIMRYTDKSLAAAADEVVMKQLVEMEGSGGVIAIDSKGNIAMPFNSAGMYRGYIKEKGNPNTFIYDDEDEGL, from the coding sequence ATGAGAAGATTAAAAGTTAATGTTTTATTAGGGATTATTCTTTTGTTATGGTCTGCATGTTCGGAGAAAAAGACTGGTGAAAAAACCACTCCATCAACGGATGTTGCAGATGAGCAGCCGATTGCGCTGGTAATTCATGGTGGTGCAGGTACCATCAAGCGAGAAAATATGTCGGAAGAAAGGGAAAAGGCCTATCGGCAAAAGCTAAATGAGGCACTTGAAGCAGGCTATGCACAATTGGAGGCTGGAGAACCTGCCTTAAAAGCGGTGATGGCGGCCATCAAGGTCATGGAGGATTCACCGCTCTTCAATGCAGGGAAAGGTGCCGTGTTTACCCATGATGGCAAAAACGAAATGGACGCTGCCATCATGGACGGAAAGACCCGCAATGCAGGGGCTGTGGCTGGCATCACTACGGTTAAAAACCCCATTACAGCCGCTTATGAAGTAATGGTAAACAGTCCCCACGTTTTTATGGTGGGCAAAGGGGCAGAGCAATTTGCCGCCGAACAGCAATTGGAAATCGTGGATCCAGAATACTTTAGAGACGAGCGCAGGTACAAGCAATTGATGCGGATCATCGATGCCGAAAAGACCCAGCTGGACCATTCTTCCCTCAGGGAGATGGAATTGGAAGATCCCTATTTTAATGACAGAAAATACGGTACAGTAGGGGCCGTAGCCGTGGATCAGGACGGCAACATAGCCGCGGCCACTTCCACTGGAGGAATGACCAACAAGCGCTACGGAAGGGTCGGTGATGTACCGGTGATCGGTGCAGGAACCTATGCTGATAATGCCACTTGCGCCGTTTCCGCTACCGGACATGGGGAGTTTTTCATCAGAGATGTGGTCGCCCATGAAATAGCTTCCATCATGCGCTATACGGATAAGTCACTGGCAGCAGCTGCTGATGAGGTGGTGATGAAGCAATTGGTGGAGATGGAAGGCAGTGGAGGGGTCATTGCCATTGATAGCAAGGGGAACATCGCGATGCCCTTTAACTCCGCCGGAATGTACCGCGGCTACATCAAGGAGAAGGGAAACCCCAACACGTTTATCTATGATGATGAGGACGAAGGCCTTTAG
- a CDS encoding TraR/DksA family transcriptional regulator — protein MSQEEKTSYSREELKEFEELINNKLAVAREELNSLKETLSKKNDSGTDFTASTSKLLEDGADTLERESLSQLAARQQKFIINLEKALIRIKNGTYGVCVDTGKLIAKERLKAVPHTMHSIEAKLSKK, from the coding sequence ATGAGTCAAGAAGAGAAAACATCATATTCCAGAGAAGAACTGAAAGAGTTTGAGGAATTGATCAACAACAAACTTGCTGTGGCAAGAGAAGAGCTAAACTCGTTGAAAGAAACGCTTAGCAAGAAGAACGACAGTGGAACCGATTTTACGGCCTCCACCTCCAAATTGCTGGAAGATGGTGCTGATACGCTAGAAAGGGAAAGCCTCAGTCAGCTTGCTGCCCGTCAGCAGAAGTTTATCATTAACTTGGAAAAAGCCTTGATCCGAATTAAAAACGGGACCTATGGTGTCTGTGTGGACACTGGTAAACTCATCGCCAAGGAAAGATTAAAGGCAGTACCCCACACGATGCACTCTATCGAGGCCAAATTATCCAAAAAATAA